Proteins encoded in a region of the Puntigrus tetrazona isolate hp1 unplaced genomic scaffold, ASM1883169v1 S000000149, whole genome shotgun sequence genome:
- the LOC122332911 gene encoding cytidine deaminase-like — MSRYNPKELVRKSQEAKEQAYCPYSKFRVGAAVLTSDGKVFTGCNVENASYPLGLCAERTAISKAVSEGYTGFKAIAIASDLKDSFISPCGACRQFMREVIRSQWEVYMSKSDGSHELMTVEELLRVHLALMT, encoded by the exons ATGAGTCGCTATAACCCGAAAGAGCTCGTTCGGAAATCTCAGGAAGCCAAAGAACAGGCGTATTGCCCCTACAGCAAGTTCAGAGTTGGAGCAGCTGTCTTAACAAGCGATGGAAAAGTGTTCACAG GTTGTAACGTAGAGAACGCCAGCTATCCTCTTGGACTGTGTGCTGAGAGGACTGCCATCTCTAAAGCTGTGTCTGAGGGATACACCGGCTTCAAAGCCATCGCAATTGCCAG CGACCTCAAGGATAGCTTTATTTCTCCATGTGGAGCCTGCAGGCAGTTCATGAGAGAGGTCA TTCGCTCACAGTGGGAAGTTTATATGTCAAAATCTGATGGATCTCACGAGCTGATGACAGTGGAGGAGCTCCTGCGCGTTCATTTGGCCCTGATGACCTGA